CACCGCGTTAAGAGCATTCCGTTACTTCACGATCTGGAAGAATGAGACGACCCTGGCCGGCCCGAGCCGGCCCGCCGGCCCCCCGGCTCCGTGGAGCGCCGGAATGGTGTCCAGCAGGCCGTGCGTCGGGGTATCGCCTTCGCTCAAAGCGCCGAGTCGAGGACCTGGTCGAGGTCGCGTCGGAACAGCGCCGCATCGACTGCCGGCAACCGCTGCCACCGCTCGAGGAGGGTGGCCGCATCGAGCCCGCGCGGCGCAAGTGGACGCAACTCCGCCACCGGCCGGCCCGAGCGGGTCACGGTGAGCCGCTCTCCGCCCAGCACACGGTCAATCACCTCGCGGCCATGGTTTCTGAGGTCTCGGATCGTCACACTCGCCACGGTCCGCGAATCTATCACGCGTGATACCAGGACAGTCCAGGCTCACGAGCGGTTGTGATGGAGTTATCTTATGGGGACGCCGGGGCCAGACCGGAACGCACGGCGGTTCCGCAACGGGATAGTACCAGGCAAGGAGGCAACTCGCCATGAGCAGGGTCTTCATCTATTGGGACAACTCGAACATCTTCCACGAAGCACAGAGGTATGCAGAGGAACGGAACGAAGGCCCCGACGCGCGCTATCGCGTGCGCATCAACTTTGACAACATGTACCGCTTGGCCCATAGTGACCGCGACGTTGGACGGGCGGTCGCAGCCGGCTCGATACCGCCAGAGATGCGCCAGTTGTGGAATCGGATGGAAGCAGCGGGAGTGGAAGTTCGACTCTTCGACCGCGGAAGCCCGGACCGGAGCGAGCAGGACACTCCTGATCGAATACTCCAACTGCGCATGCTCGAAGATGCACTCGACTACAACGGCAACCCCGGCGTGGTGGTGCTGTTGACCGGAGACGGCGCCGGCTACTACGAGGGCACCGGCTTCCATAGCACGTTGGAACGCATGCACAAACGAGGCTGGCGGGTGGAGATCATGTCGTGGCCGCACTCCTGCAACCAGCGGATGCGCCAGTGGGCGGAGCAGAATGGTCTGTTCATCGCCTTGGACGACTTCTACGACTCGATGACCTTCCTGACGCCATCACGCGAAGGATTCGAGCACGCTCTCGGTCGCCAGTCCGCCCCACTGGACCTGTCGGTGCGGCCGACATCCTGACGGCTATACGCGCTGCTACTTGTAGGGGTCGGCGGCGTCGCGGAGTCCGTCCGCCGAGGAACGGGTCTCGGGGTCGCGGGTGTACTCCAGCGAGTACACGAACGGCCTGACCAGCCGGCCGTCGTGGGACGCGCACCCGCTGCGGCGGCGCGAGCAGGTAGTCGGCGCCGCGGGAGGCTTTCTCGTACGGGCTCAGAAAGCCGGCTACGGCGTCCGTGCTTCGACTCTGGAGCCGCGGTGGCGCCGGCCCCCCACGCCAGAGTCCTGTCCGTGACCGACCTTGCGTCGACAGCGTCGACGAGGAGGGGCACGTCGTCCCGGGCGTGGGATGATATACTAATGTAGTCCCCGGAGTGAGATCCCGGTCCATCGCAGCGGAGCGCGCGAAGGAGAGAATGCCATGGTGGGCACCAGAAAGAGCAGCGTGCATCAATCCATCCACCTGAAGTCGGAAGAAGTGGAGTTCCTCAAGACCCAGGCCGGCATCGATGGAGTCTCCTTTAATGACGTGCTGCGGCGTTCGATCATGCTAGAGAAATTCATCGTGGATCAGCAAAGGAAGAAGCGCAAGATTTTCTTTGGCGCCGGGCCAGCCACTCCGAGAAATGATCCGACAGTAGACGGCCCCCATGAGAGATCGAGCGTAAGGCCCAGAAGGGGGTGGATGCGGAGCGATCATCGGAGCAGGAGATCCATGATGTTCCGGTCCCCCGTGGTGGAGAGATCTATGATCCGAGGCCCTGGAAGACAAGGCTCGTCGGAGAATCGCGTACCTGCTTATTGCATTGTTGGCGCTCGTGGCCATCGTATTGCTGGCGCTGGTGATTTCAATGTCATCAAGGTCGACGAAATCAAGGTTTGGCGTGATCCTTGGTCCACTCGTGGCGTTGGTATCGACAGCCACGGGCTTCAAATAAGGAACGAAGGGTAGCTGATAACCGGACGGCCGCACGGAAATCTGTGGACGAATCACGCCTCCGAGATCCCGTCACCACGCGGGTCTCCCAGCCCAGGGCGGTGCTTGGCACTGCCGTCGCGATGGCGCAACGACCCATTCATATCGCCGACTGACCATCCGGCACGCCGCGGAGTACTCACCTTTCTCGATGGCGATCTGGCACGTAGATAGCGATCTTCCGCACAGCACTAGGACCGCACCGAGTGCGATTCTCTCTGTGGTTGGGTGTGCTCAAAAGACATGTGATTGACTCCTTGGGGTTCGGTCGTTGCATCGGGCTTGCCCTTCTGCCTTGTAATCCTTGATCAGCATTGCTTCAAGCGCGGAGACATCGCTGCGTAGGATGTCTCTCTTTTCCACGAAAGAGAACGTGACTGGATTGTTGTTATTGATGCACCTCGTATTCACGTCACCACCATTGATATGATCTTGTAGGCGAGAGCGTATCGTCGTAGTTTCTGAGTCTGACTTTCCGACGTAGATACACTTGTCGTCTTCATCGAAGATCATGTAGACGCCGCTGGTCTTCGGAACAGCATCGACTAGATCCGGGTACTTGTGTCGTGGTTCGCGGTCAGCAGCAAGGGACAACAGGTGGCCGGATTGAATCATTTAGTCTTTCTCCATGTCTATTACTCTGATGTGGGGGGCGCATAGGGTGTATCAGATCGATGAATGAATGCCTCAAAGCCAAGCATGTTTTCCGTTAGGTGTCGCATCGTTGTAATCGACAATCTGTCGTTGCCTGGCCCTATACCGAACTGCGGGGTAACTGGTCGATCCTCTCGATGACCCAAAGCGTCCTCAATGTCGACTTTGATATAGGGTGTAACCACGGAGTTGGTCTGACGGAACTTCAGTGAGTTACGGTCCATAGATTGAGGAGGTACAACGATGCGCCATTCCGACTCTCCAAAGAAGGAAGGATGTTTCATCAGAGGGCCTATTCTGCAAAGAAAATCATAAACCAATCCGTCATAAAGTTTCCCTTTGTTAAGGTGTTCCCTGTACGATCGTATGACTCTCTCCACTTGAGATGTCACTAGCCTATCTTGCTCCGGTCGATCATATATGCAGGGAGCAAGAAACCCGCCGGCTTGCTGAGCGCACAGATTCAATGCGTTACCGGACACACAAATACTGTAGTTCCCGTATTCCCTCCACTGGGACAGGTCGTCGAACTTGGTGCTAAAGGAAGCGACGAACACATCTGAGACGACAGGGATTTGATTCAATAGATCTCTGTATTCTACGTCCAGTATTTCCTTCTCGTCAGGCGTTATCTTGAATTCTGGATTGAACGAGGGATGGTCACATAGGGTCGTTAGTATTTCCTCTATTAGATCCTTTGCATACAGGATCTCCTTGCGGTCGTTCAAGTAGCTGGCGTCCGTAGCCCACACTGTCTTAGTCTCGAGAATTCCCAACAGTCCATCTGCATTCGTGTAGTGCCACAGCTGATTCGGAGGGGATGAGTGCGTGATTCGGCGTGCCACTACTATGTCAACCTCGTATGAACCGCACGCATCGTGCTTCTGCCTCGACGGTTGGTTGGACAGGATTTTCTCCAAGAAGCCAGTATTTTTTTCGCTGTGAGACCCCTACCGCTATTGGGTGAGCACATCAAGCACATTACCCCTATGCTGGTAGCCTATCACTCAGTTCTACGATTGTCAACCGAGGTAATTTCAGGTAGTAGCACAGGTTGATAGATGTGGCTATGTGTGGGACGGTCCATGAGCGCCGGAAACAGTCAGACTTGAGGAAGCTCTCGCTTCGGCGGTCACATCCGCAGAGGGATTGGCCAGCTGGGTTGGTGACTGCTCGTGTGCTCGAATCTACCAGGGTAATAATGTTCGAGAAGGTGCCGTTCTTCCAGAAGTCCCTGAGCGCCCTACTACTTCGCAGATGTCGGCTTACTGTTCACCGGGCTGCTGGCGGCGGTCCGAATCTGTCTGGTGTCGTATAGGGCTAGGCCAGTATCCGCGTCCAGGGGTTACTTGTAGGGGTCGGCGGCGTCGCGGAGGCCGTCGCCGAGGAACATGAAGGTCATTACGGTGACCACCACGAACAGGACCGGGATCATCAGCCAGGGGCTCAGGGCGACGGTGCGGAAGTTCTGGGCGGTGGTGAGCAGCACGCCCCAGCTCACCACCGGCGGCTTGAGGCCGAGGCCGATGAAGCTGAGCGCGGTCTCGCCGAGGATCATGTTGGGCACCGCCAGGGTGAGGTGCACGATCAGGTAACTGAGGAACGACGGCAGCAGGTGGCGGCGGATCACCGCGCCGCTGGTGGCGCCGCTGACTCGTGCCGCCACCACGAAGTCGCCGCTGCGCAGCTCCAGCAGCTTGCCGCGCACCACGCGCGCCAGGCCGGTCCAGCCGAGGATCGACAGGATGATGGTGATGCCGAAGTACACCCGCAGCGCAGGCCACTTGGGCGGCAGCGCCGCGGTCAGCCCCATCCACAGCGGCAGGGTGGGAATGCTGATCAGGAACTCGATGATGCGCTGGATGACGGTGTCCACGGCGCCGCCCACGTAGCCGGAGACGCCGCCGATCACCACGCCGAGCAGGAAGCTGATGGCGACCCCGAGCAGCCCGACCGACAACGACACGCGGCCGGCGTACAGCACGCGCGAGAACATGTCGCGGCCGAGCTCGTCGGTGCCGAACAGGTACAGGGTGGCGGGCGGACGCACGCCGAACAGGTGCAGGTCGGTGCGGATGAAGCCCAGGAACTTGTAGCGGTCGGTGCGCACGAAGAAGCGGATGCGATGCGGGTCGCCTCTGTTCTCGGTGTAGATGCGCTGCAGCGTCTCCGGGTCGCGGGTGCGATCGAGCGAGTACACGAACGGGCCGAGCAGCCGGCCGTCGTGGAACAGGCGCACCCGTTGCGGCGGCGCGAGCAGGTAGTCGGCGTCGCGGGTGGCCTTCTCGTACGGGCTCAGGAAGCCGGCCACCGCGGTGGTGAGGTACAGGAACAGCAGCACGCCGCCGCCCGCCAGCGCCATGCGGTGGCGGCGGAACTTGCGCCACATCAACTGCCACTGCGAGGCGACGAAGTAGCGCTCCTCCGCGGCGGACTCGCGGGCGGCGGTGGCCTCGCTCATGCAGCGGTCCGCTCGAAGCGGATGCGGGGGTCGACCCACACCAGCGCCAAGTCGGACAGGAAGGTGCCGAACACGGTCAGGGCGCCCAGGAACAGCACCGTGCTGCCGGCCAGGAAGGTGTCCTGGAACAGCAGCGCCTGCAACAGCATCGGCCCGGTGGTGGGCAGGTTGAGCACGATGGCGGTGATCGCCTCGCCCGACACGATCGCCGGCAGCAGCCAGCCCACCGTGCTGATCAGCGGGTTGATGGCGATGCGCACCGGGTAGCGGAACAACAGCCGCCGCTCGTCAACCCCCTTGGCGCGCGCCGTGATCACGTACTGCTTGGACAGCTCGTCCAGCAGCGTGCCGCGCATCACCCGGATCAGCCCGGCGGTGCC
This window of the Spirochaetaceae bacterium genome carries:
- a CDS encoding DUF2971 domain-containing protein, which produces MEKILSNQPSRQKHDACGSYEVDIVVARRITHSSPPNQLWHYTNADGLLGILETKTVWATDASYLNDRKEILYAKDLIEEILTTLCDHPSFNPEFKITPDEKEILDVEYRDLLNQIPVVSDVFVASFSTKFDDLSQWREYGNYSICVSGNALNLCAQQAGGFLAPCIYDRPEQDRLVTSQVERVIRSYREHLNKGKLYDGLVYDFLCRIGPLMKHPSFFGESEWRIVVPPQSMDRNSLKFRQTNSVVTPYIKVDIEDALGHREDRPVTPQFGIGPGNDRLSITTMRHLTENMLGFEAFIHRSDTPYAPPTSE
- a CDS encoding type II toxin-antitoxin system prevent-host-death family antitoxin, with the protein product MTIRDLRNHGREVIDRVLGGERLTVTRSGRPVAELRPLAPRGLDAATLLERWQRLPAVDAALFRRDLDQVLDSAL
- a CDS encoding NYN domain-containing protein: MSRVFIYWDNSNIFHEAQRYAEERNEGPDARYRVRINFDNMYRLAHSDRDVGRAVAAGSIPPEMRQLWNRMEAAGVEVRLFDRGSPDRSEQDTPDRILQLRMLEDALDYNGNPGVVVLLTGDGAGYYEGTGFHSTLERMHKRGWRVEIMSWPHSCNQRMRQWAEQNGLFIALDDFYDSMTFLTPSREGFEHALGRQSAPLDLSVRPTS
- a CDS encoding ABC transporter permease; protein product: MSEATAARESAAEERYFVASQWQLMWRKFRRHRMALAGGGVLLFLYLTTAVAGFLSPYEKATRDADYLLAPPQRVRLFHDGRLLGPFVYSLDRTRDPETLQRIYTENRGDPHRIRFFVRTDRYKFLGFIRTDLHLFGVRPPATLYLFGTDELGRDMFSRVLYAGRVSLSVGLLGVAISFLLGVVIGGVSGYVGGAVDTVIQRIIEFLISIPTLPLWMGLTAALPPKWPALRVYFGITIILSILGWTGLARVVRGKLLELRSGDFVVAARVSGATSGAVIRRHLLPSFLSYLIVHLTLAVPNMILGETALSFIGLGLKPPVVSWGVLLTTAQNFRTVALSPWLMIPVLFVVVTVMTFMFLGDGLRDAADPYK
- a CDS encoding GIY-YIG nuclease family protein, producing MIQSGHLLSLAADREPRHKYPDLVDAVPKTSGVYMIFDEDDKCIYVGKSDSETTTIRSRLQDHINGGDVNTRCINNNNPVTFSFVEKRDILRSDVSALEAMLIKDYKAEGQARCNDRTPRSQSHVF